A region of Lycium barbarum isolate Lr01 chromosome 3, ASM1917538v2, whole genome shotgun sequence DNA encodes the following proteins:
- the LOC132630577 gene encoding uncharacterized protein LOC132630577 — protein sequence MEKKMEELLERSNMSARKATGLRYDELCMHPDMTLPKGFKIPKFEMFNGTENPKAHLRSYCDQLVGVKKNEPLIMRLFSCSLTGEAAKWFATQDMCQWLTWKDMAESFMETFRFNVETVPDRYYLEKVKQKSTENYRVFASRWRAEESRVQPQMCKGELVSVFIMSQEPDFYDRMLSMAGRPFAELVKMGEAIEDGLKSGKIVNIFNKESGQTTTGIFRKKKEAWQAYPTF from the coding sequence ATGGAAAAGAAGATGGAGGAGTTACTAGAAAGATCCAACATGTCAGCAAGGAAGGCTACGGGCCTAAGATATGATGAGTTGTGCATGCATCCGGATATGACCTTACCAAAagggttcaaaatcccaaaattcgAAATGTTTAATGGGACAGAAAATCCCAAGGCACACCTCCGgtcctactgtgaccaattggtcggGGTTAAGAAAAATGAACCTTTGATTATGCGACTATTCAGTTGTAGCCTGACCGGGGAAGCTGCTAAGTGGTTCGCAACTCAAGACATGTGCCAATGGCTCACTTGGAAGGACATGGCAGAATCTTTCATGGAGACATTTCGCTTTAATGTCGAAACAGTACCTGACCGCTACTACCTCGAAAAGGTCAAACAGAAGTCAACAGAAAACTATAGGGTGTTTGCCAGTAGGTGGAGGGCCGAGGAATCCCGTGTGCAGCCACAGATGTGTAAGGGAGAGCTAGTCTCCGTGTTCATTATGTCCCAGGAGCCGGACTTCTACGACAGAATGTTGTCGATGGCTGGGAGGCCATTTGCTgagttggtcaaaatgggagaggccatcgAAGATGGTCTTAAATCTGGAAAAATAGTCAACATTTTCAACAAAGAATCCGGACAAACTACTACAGGAATCTTCCGCAAGAAGAAAGAGgcgtggcaagcatatcccacattctGA